One genomic window of Hyperolius riggenbachi isolate aHypRig1 chromosome 7, aHypRig1.pri, whole genome shotgun sequence includes the following:
- the SUMO3 gene encoding small ubiquitin-related modifier 3, translating to MSEEKPKESVKTENDHINLKVAGQDGSVVQFKIKRHTPLSKLMKAYCDRQGLSMRQIRFRFDGQPINETDTPAQLEMEDEDTIDVFQQQTGGVC from the exons ATGTCTGAGGAGAAGCCTAAG GAAAGCGTGAAAACCGAGAACGATCACATCAACCTAAAGGTGGCAGGACAGGATGGATCGGTTGTCCAGTTCAAAATAAAACGACATACTCCTCTCAGCAAGTTAATGAAGGCATACTGTGACAGACAG ggcTTGTCAATGAGGCAAATACGGTTCAGGTTTGATGGCCAACCCATTAATGAAACGGACACTCCTGCACAG CTGGAGATGGAAGATGAAGATACGATTGACGTATTTCAACAACAGACAGGTGGCGTGTGCTAA